A stretch of Zymoseptoria tritici IPO323 chromosome 1, whole genome shotgun sequence DNA encodes these proteins:
- a CDS encoding ATP-dependent RNA helicase HAS1 yields MSYDYIVNSQKRKRKHGSQKPGNPALMSGALPSPEAEVEVEENPEAEVDTEAQLRKKAKKEHKKKRKSSEADLGTAESAVNEEQEEDQSKVKKSKKEKKDKKERKEKKQSAAEAQVEQELQEAAEVPDEEGDEDFTGFGLGEPSDLPSALGVSLPSTAAEPQKFTELNLSERTMKAINGMPFDTMTEIQRRGIPPLLAGRDVLGAAKTGSGKTLAFLIPAIEMLYSLRFKPRNGTGVIVVSPTRELALQIFGVARELMENHTQTYGIVIGGANRRAEAEKLAKGVNLLIATPGRLLDHLQNTQGFVFKNVKALVIDEADRILEVGFEDEMRQIVKILPKEDRQTMLFSATQTTKVEDLARISLRPGPLYINVDNEEEHSTVSGLEQGYVICEADMRFRLLFTFLKRHPQKKIIVFFSSCNCVNYYSELLNYIDLPVLGLHGKQKQQKRTNTFFEFCNAKQGTLICTDVAARGLDIPAVDWIVQFDPPDDPRDYIHRVGRTARGANAKGKSLMFLQPNEVGFLNHLKEAKVPLVEFEIPPKKILDIQSQLEMLIGKNYYLNKSAKDGYRSYLQAYASHSLRSVFNIHQLDLKKVAKGFGFGVPPKVDINLGASMKKPDNARRAYGSQPKQKFSGGQRRR; encoded by the exons ATGTCGTACGATTACATTGTCAATTCGCAAAAGCGGAAGCGCAAGCATGGATCTCAAAAGCCCGGGAACCCTGCCTTGATGTCTGGAGCTTTGCCGTCGCCGGAAGCtgaggtggaagtggaggaaaATCCGGAGGCTGAGGTCGACACCGAAGCGCAATTGCgcaagaaggcaaagaaggagcacaagaagaagcgaaAGAGCTCCGAGGCGGATCTGGGGACTGCCGAGAGCGCTGTCAATGAAGAGCAAGAGGAGGACCAATCGAAAGTGAAGAAAtcgaagaaggaaaagaaggacaagaaggagaggaaggagaagaagcaatcTGCTGCCGAGGCACAGGTAGAGCAGGAGCTTCAAGAAGCTGCTGAAGTTCcggatgaggagggcgatGAAGATTTCACAGGCTTTGG CCTCGGAGAGCCTTCAGATCTACCGTCAGCATTGGGCGTTTCACTACCGAGCACAGCAGCCGAACCACAAAAGTTCACGGAGCTGAACCTCTCAGAGCGAACAATGAAAGCGATCAACGGTATGCCATTCGATACGATGACCGAAATCCAACGTCGAGGCATCCCGCCACTTCTTGCGGGCAGGGACGTTCTGGGCGCTGCGAAGACTGGATCCGGGAAGACTCTGGCCTTCTTGATCCCTGCGATCGAGATGCTCTACTCCCTCCGCTTCAAGCCTCGCAACGGGACCGGTGTAATCGTCGTGTCACCCACTCGAGAACTTGCTCTGCAGATTTTCGGAGTCGCGCGAGAGCTCATGGAAAACCACACACAAACATATGGAATCGTCATTGGAGGCGCGAATCGACGAGCGGAAGCGGAGAAGCTGGCGAAGGGTGTCAACCTGTTGATTGCGACTCCCGGTCGGTTACTGGATCACCTTCAGAATACCCAAGGCTTTGTGTTCAAGAACGTCAAGGCTCTTGTCATCGATGAAGCGGATCGAATTCTTGAGGTTGGTTTCGAGGACGAAATGCGACAAATTGTCAAGATCCTGCCAAAGGAAGACAGACAGACAAtgctcttctccgccacaCAGACCACGAAAGTCGAGGATCTAGCACGCATTTCCCTCCGGCCAGGCCCTCTTTATATCAACGTCGACAACGAAGAGGAGCACAGCACTGTTTCTGGTCTTGAACAAGGATATGTCATTTGCGAAGCCGACATGCGATTCCGCCTTCTCTTCACATTCCTCAAGAGACATCCGCAGAAGAAGATCATCGTCTTCTTTTCCAGCTGTAATTGTGTCAACTACTACTCCGAACTCCTGAACTACATCGACCTCCCTGTGCTAGGCCTCCATGGCAAGCAGAAGCAGCAAAAACGAACAAATACCTTCTTTGAGTTCTGCAATGCCAAGCAGGGCACTCTTATCTGCACAGACGTGGCTGCTCGAGGTCTCGATATTCCAGCTGTCGATTGGATTGTGCAATTCGATCCACCAGATGACCCTCGTGATTACATTCACCGCGTTGGTCGAACGGCTCGAGGCGCGAATGCGAAGGGCAAGAGTTTGATGTTCTTGCAACCGAACGAGGTTGGTTTCCTGAACCATTTGAAGGAAGCCAAGGTCCCGCTAGTCGAGTTCGAAATTCCTCCAAAGAAGATCTTGGACATTCAAAGTCAATTGGAGATGCTGATTGGCAAGAACTACTATCTCAACAAG TCCGCGAAAGATGGATATCGCTCATACCTACAGGCCTATGCCTCCCACTCTCTGCGCTCAGTCTTCAACATTCACCAATTAGACCTGAAGAAGGTCGCCAAGGGTTTCGGGTTCGGTGTCCCACCCAAGGTCGATATCAATCTCGGAGCGAGCATGAAGAAGCCCGATAATGCGAGGAGAGCGTACGGCAGTCAGCCAAAGCAGAAGTTCAGTGGTGGCCAGAGGAGGAGATAG
- a CDS encoding chromatin-remodeling ATPase (SWI/SNF chromatin remodeling complex protein involved in transcriptional regulation; similar to yeast ISWI2): MSGTQALGAGDGSLPDAMMLDTPDYTDSESNPTGTANSVAGDAAPDGRKRRWEGNTLRKSVLGKKHDQLGASKEDDSIRRFRYLLGLTDLFRHFIDTNPNPKIREIMEEIDRQDAEEAASTAAGNKRKGGAASERRRRTEKEEDAELLRQGKQEGRTEQTLFRESPQFIQGGEMRDYQVAGLNWLISLHENGISGILADEMGLGKTLQTISFIGYLRFLKGITGPHLVAVPKSTLDNWKREFAKWIPEVNVLVLQGAKEERAELIQERLVDENFDVCITSYEMILREKSHLKKFAWEYIIIDEAHRIKNEESSLAQIIRIFNSRNRLLITGTPLQNNLHELWALLNFLLPDVFGEAEAFDSWFSSQSDDQDTVVQQLHRVLRPFLLRRVKSDVEKSLLPKKEINLYVGMSEMQVNWYRKILEKDIDAVNGAAGKKESKTRLLNIVMQLRKCCNHPYLFDGAEPGPPYTTDEHLVDNAAKMVMLDKLLKRMQAQGSRVLIFSQMSRVLDILEDYSVMRGYQYCRIDGSTAHEDRIAAIDDYNREGSEKFLFLLTTRAGGLGINLTSADIVVLFDSDWNPQADLQAMDRAHRIGQTKQVHVFRFVTENAIEEKVLERAAQKLRLDQLVIQQGRAQQQAKAAASKDELLGMIQHGAEVIFEQKEDAFNNPGGFSDGDLDDILRKGEEKTKEMNKKYETLGLDDLQNFSSEAGAAYEWNGESFVTKKKEIGLNWINPAKRERKEQSYSMDKYYRNALATGGPRPDPKPKETAWFRKENKVPAPLADGDEDTEEQRKRDQELEQTHIDEAEPLTEEEIAEKEQLSTSGFGDWNKRDFQQFINGSAKYGRNEFVSIALEVDSKTPHEVRDYSKVFWKRYKEIHNWEKHIHAIKEGEQRSARVLQQRELLKKKMAMYRVPLQQLKVNYTVSTTNKKVYTEEEDRFLLVMLNKYGIDTEGLYEKIRDEIRESPLFRFDWFFLSRTPQEIGRRCATLITTVTREMEGGANGKENGKRGADEEEEEEVEEPVKKKGRVSTGAKNKAVNGVKGTPNGNSRAASVDTVGSGGGSKAKTKGGRKSRG; this comes from the exons ATGAGCGGTACACAGGCGCTCGGTGCCGGCGATGGCAGCTTGCCGGACGCTATGATGCTCGACACACCCGACTACACAGACTCCGAGTCAAACCCCACAGGCACTGCGAACAGTGTAGCTGGTGATGCAGCACCTGACGGCCGAAAGCGACGATGGGAGGGCAACACGCTAAGAAAGAGCGTACTCGGCAAGAAGCATGACCAGCTCGGCGCCAGCAAAGAGGATGATTCCATTCGGAGATTCAGATATCTGCTTGGATTGACCGATCTGTTCCGCCACTTCATCGACACGAACCCGAACCCGAAGATCCGCGAGATTATGGAAGAGATTGATCGTCAGGACGCCGAAGAAGCCGCGAGCACAGCAGCAGGCAACAAGCGCAAGGGTGGTGCAGCGAGCgagaggcggcggcggaccgagaaggaagaagatgcggaGTTGCTACGACAAGGAAAACAAGAGGGCAGGACCGAGCAGACACTCTTTCGTGAGAGCCCGCAGTTCATCCAGGGCGGGGAGATGAGGGACTACCAAGTGGCTGGTCTGAACTGGCTGATCAGCCTGCACGAGAATGGTATCTCTGGTATTCTCGCCGACGAGATGGGTCTCGGAAAGACTCTGCAGACTATCTCTTTCATCGGATACTTGCGCTTTCTCAAGGGCATCACCGGCCCACATTTGGTGGCTGTCCCGAAATCGACCCTCGACAACTGGAAGCGCGAGTTTGCCAAGTGGATTCCCGAGGTCAATGTTCTTGTGCTTCAGGGCGCAAAGGAAGAGCGAGCGGAGCTCATCCAGGAGCGCCTCGTCGATGAGAACTTCGATGTGTGCATTACTTCATACGAGATGATTCTCCGCGAAAAGAGCCATCTCAAGAAGTTTGCATGGGAATATATCATCATTGACGAAGCGCACCGCATCAAGAACGAGGAGTCTTCCCTTGCCCAGATCATCCGCATCTTCAACTCTCGAAATCGCCTACTCATCACCGGCACACCACTTCAGAACAACCTGCACGAGCTGTGGGCTCTGctcaacttcctcctccctgaCGTATTCGGTGAAGCCGAGGCTTTCGACTCGTGGTTCAGCAGCCAGAGCGACGATCAAGATACTGTCGTCCAACAACTGCATCGTGTGTTGCGACCCTTCCTGCTACGTCGTGTCAAGAGCGATGTCGAGAAGAGCTTGCTAccgaagaaggagatcaaCTTGTACGTCGGCATGAGCGAGATGCAGGTCAACTGGTACAGAAAGATCTTGGAAAAGGACATCGACGCTGTCAACGGGGCTGCAGGCAAGAAGGAAAGCAAGACTCGACTGCTCAACATCGTCATGCAGCTACGCAAGTGCTGTAACCACCCATACCTCTTCGATGGCGCCGAGCCTGGTCCACCATACACAACCGATGAGCATCTCGTCGACAACGCCGCAAAGATGGTCATGCTGGACAAGCTGCTGAAGCGCATGCAAGCTCAAGGTAGCCGTGTGCTCATCTTCTCGCAGATGTCGCGTGTCTTGGACATCTTGGAGGACTACTCGGTCATGCGTGGCTACCAGTACTGCCGTATTGATGGTTCTACTGCCCACGAGGACCGTATTGCGGCGATCGACGACTACAACAGGGAGGGCTCAGAGAAGTTCCTCTTCCTGCTCACGACTCGTGCGGGTGGTTTGGGTATCAATTTGACCTCGGCTGACATTGTTGTCCTCTTCGACTCGGATTGGAACCCGCAAGCCGATCTTCAGGCCATGGACCGCGCTCATCGCATTGGTCAGACCAAGCAAGTACACGTCTTCCGTTTCGTGACCGAGAACGCGATCGAAGAGAAGGTCCTGGAGCGTGCGGCGCAGAAGCTCCGTCTTGATCAACTGGTCATCCAGCAGGGTCGTGCACAACAGCAGGCCAAAGCGGCCGCATCCAAGGATGAGCTGCTCGGCATGATTCAGCATGGCGCTGAGGTCATCTTCGAGCagaaagaagatgctttCAACAATCCTGGTGGATTCTCCGACGGTGATCTCGACGACATTCTCCGCAAGGGTGAAGAGAAGACTAAGGAGATGAACAAGAAGTATGAGACATTGGGGCTCGACGATCTGCAAAACTTCAGCTCTGAAGCCGGAGCGGCTTATGAATGGAATGGCGAGTCCTTCGtcaccaagaagaaggaaatcGGTCTCAACTGGATCAACCCAGCCAAGCGTGAGCGCAAGGAACAGTCGTACAGCATGGACAAATACTACCGCAACGCCCTCGCCACTGGAGGCCCGCGACCTGATCCGAAGCCCAAA GAGACCGCCTGGTTCAGGAAGGAGAACAAGGTTCCAGCACCACTTgccgatggcgatgaggacaCCGAGGAACAGCGCAAGCGGGACCAGGAGCTCGAGCAGACTCACATCGACGAGGCCGAGCCATtgaccgaggaggagatcgcCGAGAAGGAGCAGCTCAGCACTTCTGGCTTTGGGGACTGGAACAAGCGCGACTTCCAGCAGTTCATCAACGGCAGTGCCAAGTACGGACGTAACGAGTTCGTCAGCATTGCCCTGGAGGTGGACTCAAAGACGCCGCACGAAGTTCGGGATTACTCGAAGGTGTTTTGGAAGCGCTACAAGGAGATTCACAACTGGGAGAAGCACATTCATGCCATCAAGGAGGGAGAACAACGCTCTGCGCGTGTGCTTCAGCAGCGTGAACTCCTCAAGAAGAAAATGGCCATGTACCGCGTGCCACTGCAGCAGTTGAAGGTGAACTACACGGTCAGCACCACGAACAAGAAGGTCTACACTGAGGAGGAAGACCGATTCCTTCTGGTCATGCTCAACAAGTACGGTATCGATACTGAGGGCTTGTACGAGAAGATTCGTGATGAGATTCGCGAGAGCCCTCTTTTCCGATTCGACTGGTTCTTCCTCTCGCGCACGCCGCAGGAAATCGGTCGTCGCTGCGCTACGTTGATCACCACCGTCACTCGCGAGATGGAGGGTGGCGCCAACGGCAAGGAGAACGGCAAGCGTGGTgctgatgaggaagaagaggaagaggtcgaggagccGGTCAAGAAGAAGGGTCGCGTCTCGACTGGTGCGAAG AACAAAGCCGTCAACGGCGTCAAAGGCACTCCCAACGGCAACTCTCGGGCTGCTAGCGTCGACACAGTTGGCTCTGGTGGTGGCTCGAAGGCCAAGACGAAGGGTGGTCGCAAGTCGAGGGGTTGA